Proteins encoded by one window of Bacteroidota bacterium:
- a CDS encoding DUF1684 domain-containing protein has translation MNKLIILFLVGTLMSKAMCAQSAYEEEVELFRKKYLNDLLTEPRQPIKPEQAAALRFFLPDENFKIYAEILLLDNTDTIYFTTVTGVLKTYTKYALAEFFIDTIACQLTIYQSPALKIKQGLENYLFLPFNDLTNGNETYEVGRYIDFTIEELAEEMLIIDFNKAYNPYCAYSDGFACPIPPKENMLNASINAGEKKPNLKRH, from the coding sequence ATGAATAAGTTAATTATATTATTTCTTGTTGGCACATTGATGAGTAAGGCAATGTGTGCTCAGTCGGCCTATGAAGAGGAAGTAGAATTGTTTCGCAAAAAATATCTGAACGACTTACTTACCGAACCTCGACAACCGATAAAACCTGAACAGGCCGCAGCTTTGCGATTTTTTCTTCCAGATGAAAATTTTAAGATTTATGCTGAGATTTTGCTACTTGACAATACAGATACCATCTACTTTACTACTGTTACGGGAGTTTTAAAAACGTATACCAAATATGCCCTTGCTGAATTTTTTATTGATACCATAGCCTGTCAGTTGACCATTTACCAAAGTCCGGCTCTTAAAATAAAACAGGGACTTGAGAATTATTTATTTCTACCATTTAATGATTTGACCAATGGAAATGAAACCTATGAAGTAGGTCGCTATATTGATTTTACTATTGAAGAGTTGGCCGAGGAAATGCTGATTATTGATTTTAATAAAGCTTACAATCCCTATTGTGCTTATAGCGATGGATTTGCATGTCCCATTCCTCCAAAAGAAAATATGTTGAATGCAAGTATTAATGCAGGAGAAAAAAAACCCAACCTGAAGCGGCACTAA